A single region of the Gracilibacillus caseinilyticus genome encodes:
- a CDS encoding NfeD family protein, with protein sequence MFTLSADWMSFVVVGLATLFLIGELLVNAKGIFSLLGIGFISIYFASYLDPAMFFVMLVIYFVGIIFILIDGKVLNDGTLAVIGLVCMIVSVGFTAPNWISGLYAVIGVFIGGIASFGFLKVFPKRKMWTKITLFDQLTEEAGYSSMNSTHQSLVGKQGLTTTDMRPIGTILIEDTEYSAISQGKWISKQTEVEVVKVDGTKILVQEKRKSAG encoded by the coding sequence ATGTTTACATTATCGGCAGATTGGATGAGTTTTGTCGTTGTTGGTTTGGCAACCCTCTTTCTAATAGGGGAACTTTTGGTAAATGCAAAAGGTATCTTTAGCTTGTTAGGTATCGGATTTATTTCGATATATTTTGCGTCTTATCTTGATCCGGCAATGTTTTTTGTCATGTTGGTGATATATTTTGTTGGTATTATATTCATATTAATTGATGGCAAAGTATTAAATGATGGTACACTGGCTGTTATTGGACTTGTATGTATGATCGTATCAGTCGGTTTTACAGCACCTAATTGGATTTCAGGACTCTATGCAGTCATCGGTGTATTTATTGGCGGGATTGCTTCCTTTGGATTTTTAAAAGTATTTCCTAAGCGTAAGATGTGGACAAAAATAACACTATTTGATCAATTAACAGAAGAAGCTGGCTATTCCAGTATGAACAGCACTCATCAATCCCTAGTAGGAAAGCAAGGACTTACTACAACGGATATGCGACCAATTGGAACAATATTAATTGAAGACACAGAGTATAGTGCCATATCGCAAGGAAAATGGATCAGCAAACAAACAGAAGTAGAAGTGGTCAAAGTAGATGGAACAAAAATTTTAGTGCAAGAAAAAAGAAAGTCTGCCGGATAA